One segment of Variovorax sp. V93 DNA contains the following:
- a CDS encoding tautomerase family protein, with translation MPVIVCECKVGIQPGVKAKIATEITSAIREIILSPLDLISVVFHEATPENTYRSGEPTSETLIFCHIRDGRSDGAVLSLAKKVSAIWSACTGASEDEVEVLVALYPAKYVVRGGERLPEAPRV, from the coding sequence ATGCCCGTCATTGTTTGCGAATGCAAGGTCGGAATTCAACCCGGCGTCAAGGCCAAGATCGCCACCGAAATCACGAGCGCGATCAGGGAAATCATCCTTTCGCCGCTCGACCTGATCAGCGTCGTATTCCATGAAGCCACGCCCGAGAACACCTACCGTTCTGGAGAGCCCACCTCCGAAACGCTGATCTTCTGCCACATACGTGACGGGCGCAGCGACGGCGCCGTGCTGTCGCTGGCCAAAAAGGTGAGCGCGATCTGGAGCGCATGCACCGGCGCATCCGAGGACGAGGTCGAGGTTCTCGTCGCACTGTATCCCGCCAAGTACGTCGTGCGCGGCGGTGAACGCCTGCCCGA